From Cecembia calidifontis, one genomic window encodes:
- a CDS encoding (Fe-S)-binding protein has translation MSTYKVPTMAEMAASGDSPEILFWVGCAGSFDERYKAVTQAFVKILNKVGVSFAVLGSEEACTGDPARRAGNEFLFQMQAVANIQVMNGYGVKKVVTACPHCFNTIKNEYPALGGTYEVIHHSQFLQQLINAGKVVLQGGGEFKGKKITFHDSCYLGRANDVYEAPREVIKALDVELVEMKRCRTKGLCCGAGGAQMFKEPEPGNKDINIERTEEALTTGASAIAVGCPFCLTMMTDGVKNKEREQDVKVYDLAEMIAKDMGI, from the coding sequence ATGTCAACATATAAAGTTCCAACCATGGCCGAAATGGCCGCTTCCGGTGATAGTCCTGAAATCCTATTTTGGGTAGGTTGCGCCGGTTCTTTCGACGAGCGCTACAAAGCCGTAACGCAGGCTTTTGTAAAAATATTGAATAAGGTGGGGGTGAGTTTCGCCGTCTTAGGTTCTGAGGAAGCCTGTACCGGTGATCCGGCAAGAAGAGCAGGCAATGAATTTCTTTTCCAGATGCAGGCCGTGGCAAATATACAGGTCATGAACGGCTATGGGGTAAAAAAGGTAGTGACTGCCTGTCCGCACTGCTTCAATACCATCAAAAATGAATACCCTGCACTTGGAGGCACTTATGAAGTGATCCACCATTCCCAATTCCTGCAGCAACTGATCAATGCGGGAAAAGTAGTGCTTCAGGGAGGAGGAGAGTTCAAAGGCAAAAAAATCACCTTCCACGATTCCTGCTACTTGGGACGTGCCAATGATGTGTACGAAGCCCCAAGGGAAGTGATCAAAGCCCTGGACGTGGAACTGGTGGAAATGAAGCGCTGCCGTACCAAAGGCCTCTGCTGTGGAGCAGGAGGAGCCCAGATGTTCAAAGAACCCGAACCGGGCAATAAAGACATCAATATCGAGCGCACCGAAGAAGCCTTGACCACCGGGGCCTCAGCCATCGCAGTGGGCTGTCCTTTCTGCCTGACCATGATGACAGATGGCGTGAAAAACAAAGAACGGGAACAGGATGTCAAGGTCTATGACCTGGCAGAAATGATTGCCAAGGATATGGGTATTTGA